The Phalacrocorax carbo chromosome 28, bPhaCar2.1, whole genome shotgun sequence genome has a window encoding:
- the LOC135318111 gene encoding scale keratin-like has protein sequence MSCYDLCPPKTSVAVPQPIAESCNELCARQCPDSTAFIQPPPVVVTFPGPILSSFPQQAVVGSSGAPAFGGSLGLGGLYGAGATQGSGGLCTFGRPYASPACSPCVLPRYTRKLWDTCGPC, from the coding sequence ATGTCTTGCTACGACCTGTGCCCACCAAAAACCAGCGTCGCTGTCCCGCAGCCCATTGCCGAGAGCTGCAACGAGCTGTGCGCCCGCCAGTGCCCCGACTCCACGGCCTTCATCCAGCCGCCCCCCGTCGTCGTCACCTtccccggccccatcctcagctccttcccccagcaagCCGTGGTGGGCTCCTCCGGAGCACCGGCCTttgggggctccctggggctggggggcctcTACGGTGCCGGGGCCACGCAGGGCTCGGGGGGCCTCTGCACCTTTGGCAGACCCTACGCTTCTCCCGCCTGCAGCCCTTGTGTCTTGCCCCGCTACACCAGGAAGCTGTGGGACACCTGTGGGCCCTGCTAG
- the LOC135318152 gene encoding scale keratin-like gives MSCYDLCPPKTSVAAPQQVAVPQPIAESCNELCARQCPDSTAFIQPPPVVVTFPGPILSSFPQQAVVGSSGAPAFGGSLGLGGLYGAGATQGSGGLCTFGRPYASPTCSPCVLPRYTRKLWDTCGPC, from the coding sequence ATGTCTTGCTACGACCTGTGCCCACCAAAAACCAGCGTCGCCGCCCCGCAGCAGGTCGCCGTCCCGCAGCCCATCGCCGAGAGCTGCAACGAGCTGTGCGCCCGCCAGTGCCCCGACTCCACGGCCTTCATCCAGCCGCCCCCCGTCGTCGTCACCTtccccggccccatcctcagctccttcccccagcaagCCGTGGTGGGCTCCTCCGGAGCACCCGCCTttgggggctccctggggctggggggcctcTACGGTGCCGGGGCCACGCAGGGCTCGGGGGGCCTCTGCACCTTTGGCAGACCCTACGCTTctcccacctgcagcccttGCGTCTTGCCCCGCTACACCAGGAAGCTGTGGGACACCTGTGGGCCCTGCTAG
- the LOC135318148 gene encoding scale keratin-like has translation MSCYDLCPPKTSVAAPQQVAVPQPIAESCNELCARQCPDSTAFIQPPPVVVTFPGPILSSFPQQAVVGSSGAPAFGGSLGLGGLYGAGATQGSGGLCTFGRPYASPACSPCVLPRYTRKLWDTCGPC, from the coding sequence ATGTCTTGCTACGACCTGTGCCCACCAAAAACCAGCGTCGCCGCCCCGCAGCAGGTCGCCGTCCCGCAGCCCATCGCCGAGAGCTGCAACGAGCTGTGCGCCCGCCAGTGCCCCGACTCCACGGCCTTCATCCAGCCGCCCCCCGTCGTCGTCACCTtccccggccccatcctcagctccttcccccagcaagCCGTGGTGGGCTCCTCCGGAGCACCGGCCTttgggggctccctggggctggggggcctcTACGGTGCCGGGGCCACGCAGGGCTCGGGGGGCCTCTGCACCTTTGGCAGACCCTACGCTTCTCCCGCCTGCAGCCCTTGCGTCTTGCCCCGCTACACCAGGAAGCTGTGGGACACCTGTGGGCCCTGCTAG